In the genome of Monodelphis domestica isolate mMonDom1 chromosome 2, mMonDom1.pri, whole genome shotgun sequence, one region contains:
- the LOC100018648 gene encoding cornifin-B-like, translated as MSSQQQKMPCTAPPQVNQQQVKQPCQPPPQEPCQPKVPEPCHTKVPEPCHPKVPEPCHTKVPEPCHPKVPEPCHTKVPEPCNPKVPEPCHPKVPEPCTTKVTPPPAQEKCPQVPKTKQK; from the coding sequence ATGTCTTCTCAGCAACAGAAGATGCCCTGTACTGCCCCTCCCCAAGTTAATCAGCAACAGGTGAAACAGCCCTGCCAGCCACCTCCTCAGGAGCCATGCCAACCCAAGGTCCCAGAGCCTTGCCATACTAAGGTGCCAGAGCCATGCCACCCCAAGGTGCCAGAACCTTGCCACACCAAGGTGCCAGAGCCATGCCACCCCAAGGTGCCAGAACCTTGCCACACCAAGGTGCCGGAGCCATGCAACCCTAAGGTTCCAGAGCCATGCCATCCTAAGGTGCCAGAGCCATGCACCACTAAGGTCACTCCACCTCCAGCTCAAGAGAAGTGCCCACAGGTTCCCAAGACCAAGCAGAAGTAA